The genomic stretch GGCTCGCCGCCCCTCCGGTGAAGATCGTCATGACGTCGATCATGAGACCGACGACGCCCGCGACGAGGACGCCGAGCGCCACGGCGTGGACCTCACCGAGACGGCTCCGGAGAACGGACAGGATGAGTCCCATGATCACGACACAGCCGAGGCGCATGCCGAGGAAGAGCGAGAAGCACTGCCGGCACACGATGTAGTCCAGGAGCGCGAACGGCGGCACGAGCAGGATGGCGAGCAGGCACGCGGCCTCCGCACCCTGCCGGCAGAGCGCCCGTGTCTCGGTCTCGTACCCCGCGGTGATGGGCGGCGTCCCGGGCGGCCCCGTCATGGAGAAGCACGCAGGTGTGCAAGGCGCATGCCCGCTGTCGTCCGCCGACTCGTCCCTGGTCCCACGCTGAAACGTTGGGCGAAAGGCGTGAGACGATGCAAAATTGACGCTGGCCGCCGGCCGGTGCCGGCCGTATTTTTTCCTCGACGGCCGTGGCCGTCCGTGCTAGGAGGCATCCGAGGGCAGCGAACCATGCGGCGGCGGGCGCAGCTCCGCGGCCCCATCTTCGGAAGGGTGGCACGCGGGGCGGGTCTCGGGGCCGGGGGCATGTGGGCCTACGGGATCGCCCTTCTCCTCACGCTCGTCGCGACGGGCTTCACCGCCGTCTGCCACGAGCTCGGCCTGGGCGACGTCGAGTTCGCCTGGTTCTTCGTCTCGATCGCGCTCGCGTCCTGCTACGGAACCGCACCGGGCGTGTTCGCCGGCGTCCTGGCCGGTTTCCTGACCAACTTCGTCTTCATCCCGCCCCTCTACGACCTCCAGATCGAGATGGACGACGTCCTGCGCACCCTCGTGTACGTGACGGTCTCGCTCGTGATCGGGAAGCTCGTGCGCGCCCGCCAGCGGGCCGAGGCGGAGGCGAAGGACCGCGAGGGACTCCTCAGCTACGTCGCGCACGAGCTGAGGACGCCGCTCGGCGCGATCAGCAGCTGGGCCGAGCTCATCCGGCGCGGCACGATCCCGGCCGAACGGCTCCCGCACGCCGCGGAGGTGATCCTCCGCAACGGGAAGCTCCTGGGGCGCATCACCCAGGACTTGGTCGACCTGTCACGGATGGCGCTCGGGACCCTCTCGCTGCGACGCGAGCCTCTCGACCCCGCCCAGGTCGTGAGCGACTGCGTGGCCGGCGTGCGCGAGACCGCGCTCCAGAAGGGCGTCGTGATCGAGGAGGCCGTCCGGCCCGTCGGGGAGATGCTGGCGGATCGCGAGCGGCTCTCCCAGGTGGTCGGCAACGTCCTGAACAACGCGATCCGGTTCACACCGGCCGGCGGCGAGGTGCACGTCCAGCTGCGGGGAGACGGCCGGCGGGCCGTGCTGACCGTCACCGACACGGGCGGAGGCATCCCGCCGCAGCTGCTCCCCCGCGTCTTCGAGCCGGGGATGCGGCACGCCGGAAGCGAGGGATTCGGCCTCGGCCTCACGATCGCCAGGGACATCGTCGAGCATCACGGCGGGACGATCTCCGCTCACAGCGACGGAGAAGGCCTCGGCGCGTCCTTCACGATCGTGCTTCCGGTCAGCGCGGCAGCGCGAGGGTGAAGCGGCCTTCGGCGCGGAGCGTGCCATCGACGAGCGCCCGGCCGCGGAGCAGCACCGCGCTGGAGAAGACGCGCACGACCTCGACCTCGATGCGCAGCGCGTCGCCGACGCGTACTTCGCCGTGGACGCGGAACTCGTCGACCGCCGCCAGATAGCCGGCGGCGGGCAGCTTTTCGTGGTGCGCGGCGACG from Deltaproteobacteria bacterium encodes the following:
- a CDS encoding HAMP domain-containing histidine kinase; the protein is MPAVVRRLVPGPTLKRWAKGVRRCKIDAGRRPVPAVFFPRRPWPSVLGGIRGQRTMRRRAQLRGPIFGRVARGAGLGAGGMWAYGIALLLTLVATGFTAVCHELGLGDVEFAWFFVSIALASCYGTAPGVFAGVLAGFLTNFVFIPPLYDLQIEMDDVLRTLVYVTVSLVIGKLVRARQRAEAEAKDREGLLSYVAHELRTPLGAISSWAELIRRGTIPAERLPHAAEVILRNGKLLGRITQDLVDLSRMALGTLSLRREPLDPAQVVSDCVAGVRETALQKGVVIEEAVRPVGEMLADRERLSQVVGNVLNNAIRFTPAGGEVHVQLRGDGRRAVLTVTDTGGGIPPQLLPRVFEPGMRHAGSEGFGLGLTIARDIVEHHGGTISAHSDGEGLGASFTIVLPVSAAARG